The nucleotide sequence CTTGCCCTTGACCACGAGCTTGGCCCCGCGCTCGGACAGGATGCGGGCCACAAGCGTAGCTGCCGTCTCGGCCGTTTCGGCGTAGTGGACCCGGCCGCCGACAGCGGTAACGCTGGCTTCGAGCTTTTCGAGCAACTCCGGCAGCTTGGCCAGGGTCTTGTCGCGCACGGCCACGGCCCGGGCCTGGCGCTCGGCGAAGTCGGGCATGGCGTTGACCGAGCGCTGGCGCAGCACGCGGATGTGGCCGATGGCCTTGTGCAGGATGGCCCGGCTTTGGCGGTCACCCAGGGCCTTGGCCGAGGCTTTGGCGAAATCGTGGGCGGTCTTGGTCATATGCCCTCCCCGGCCAGGACCTCGGCCAGATGCAACGCCCGTATCGGCAGGTCGCGCTTGGCCATGGCCGAAGCGATGTTGAGCAGGCAGCTCGGCTCGGCGGTGATGACCGCCTCGGCCCCGCTGGCCACGATGTCGTCGATTTTTTCCGCAACAATGGCTTCGCTGGCTTCGGGGTAGTCGATGCTAAATGCCCCACCAAAGCCGCAGCAGCGCTCGGGCCGGGCCAAGGGGACCAGCGTCAGGCCGGCGACCTTGGCCAACAGCGCCTCGGTGGCCGATCCGGCCCCAAGCACCCGGGTGGTCTGGCAGGAGCCGTGCAGGGCGGCGGTCAGGTCCCAGCGCGCCCCCAGGTCGGTGAGCCCCAGGCGTTCAACCAGGAACTGGCCCAGTTCGAAGGTCTTGGCGGCGACGTGGGCGGCCTGCTCCCGAAACGGGTCATCCTCGGCGAAAAGCGAGGGATAGCGGCGCACCATGGCCGTGCACGAACCCGAGGGACACACCACCACCGGCGCGTCCTGAAATATTTCCACGAACCGCCGGGCCAGGGGCCGCACGAGGTCGGCCCGGCCGCGCTTGTAGGCGAACTGGCCGCAGCAGGTCTGGCCCTTGGGCAGCACCGGCGTCAGGCCGGCCCGGACCAAAACGGCCGTAGTCGCCTCGCCCACTTGCGGCAACACGTGTTCGACCAGACAGGGAATGAAAAGAAACGCTTCCACGAAAAGCCCTCCTTGCAACGGGGCGACACCTTACGCTTTAGACCCGCCGGGTCAAGGCCACAGGCGGCTTGCCGGCCCGCCCGCTTTACAGGAAGGGGGTCCGTTGCTATGGACACCCGTTGCAACAGATAAGGAAGCGCCATGAACGAAGCACCCACCGCCACCTTGACCTATGACGGCAAGACTGTCGAACTCCCTGTCATCATTGGCGATCACGTCGAAAAGGCCCTGGACGTGCGCAAGCTGCGCAGCCAGACCGGCTGGATCACCTTCGATCCCGGCTACGCCAATACGGCGGCCTGCAAGTCGGCCATCACGCATATCGACGGCGAAAATGGCGTGGTGCTCTATCGCGGCTACGACCTTGAAGAGCTTGCCGACAAGGCCACCTTCGTGGAAACGGCCATGCTCATCATGTTCGGCGAGCTGCCGACCCGGGCCGAGCGCGAAGAATTCCGCATCATGCTGCGCGACCAGGAACTGTTGCACGAAGATCTGTTGAGCCACCTCGACGGGTTTCCGCCCAACGGCCATCCCATGTCCATCCTCTCGGCCATGATCAACGCCATGGGCAGCTACTATCCCGAACTCTACGACATCGGCTCGCCCGAGGACTTCCGGCTGGCCGCCGCCAAGATCTTAAGCAAGGTGCGCACCATCGCCGCCTTTTCCTACCGCAAATCCCAGGGGTTGCCGCTCAATTACCCCAACCCCAACCTGGATTACTGCCGCAACTTCCTGCACATGATGTTTTCGGTGCCGTTTTGGACCTACCAAGCCCCGGACCCTGTGGTGCGGGCGCTGAGCATCTACATGCTGTGCCACGCCGACCAGGCGCTCGACACCTCCTGCGCCACGGTGCGTATGGTCGGCTCAAGCCAGGCCAACCTGTTCGCCAGCGTGTCGTCGGGCATCTGCGCCCTGTGGGGCCGCCAGCACGGCGGAGCCAGCTCGGCGGCGCTGACCATGTTCGAGGACGTGGTGGCCGGGCGCACCACCGTGGAGCGCATTTTCGAGGCCTCGAAAACCAGCGCCGGCCGTCTCATGGGCTTTGGCCAGCGGCTTTTCCACGTGGAAGACCCGCGCGCCCGCATCATCAAGCGCACCTACCAAAATCTCGTGAAAAACGGCTACGCCAAGCGCGACGCCTTCCACGACATCGCTTTGGAGATCGAGGAACGCGCCCTGGCCGACGACTATTTCGCCTCGCGCCAGCTCTTCCCCAACACCAACTTCTACGCCAGCTTGCTCCTGCGGGCCATCAACATCCCGCCGCGCATGTTCCCGGTCATCACCGCCATCGGCAACATGCCCGGCTGGATCGCCCACTGGAACGAGGAGACCCACTCCCCGGACCAGCGCATCCACCGGCCGCGCCAGGTCTACATGGGCCGCAAGCGCCACGCCTACACGCCCATGGAGAAGCGCAAGTCCTGATTCCCATGCGCAACAGCCGCCCGGCGGCCGACCCGCGCCCAAGCGCGGCGGCCGCCGTCCCAAACCCGACCGGCGCTTCGGCGCGCCGCCGCGGGTTTGCTCCGTTCCAGGCCTCCGGCGCCGTCCCGGCCGGCCCCACCGACACCCCGGCTTCGCCAACCCGCCGTCCGTTCCCTAGGACGCCCCGGAGAGCCCTCATGCGTTCTTTTCGTCTGCTTGCCTTGTGCTGCCTGTCCCTGACGCTCCTGGCCGTCTTGCCGGCCGCCCTGCCCGCCCAGGACGCGGCCCCGGCCGCCGCCAAGGCCGAACCGGCCAAGACGCCGGACAAGCCCGCCGCCCCCGAGGCCAAGGCCGACGCGCCCAAAGCGCCGGACGCTCCCGCCGCCGAGGCCGGCAAGGAGACGGCCAAGCCGGCCGACAAACCGGTTGACAAAGCCGCCGACAAACCGGCAGAGAAAACCCCGGATAAGCCCGCGCCCAAGGAAGCCGACAAGCCGGCTGCCAAACCGGCCGAAAAACAGCCGGCCGCCAAAGCCTCGGACAAGGCCGGCGAAAAAAACGGCGAAAAAGCCGAGGCCGACGCGCCCAAGGACTGGCAGGTGCTGCTCTCCATCCACCAGGAATCGGTGGTGCAGCAAGCGGCCCGGTTCAAGTCCATGGAAGAGCTGCTCCCCAAAAACGTGCGCAAGTTCCGCTCCGAGCTTTCGGCCCTGGAGGGCAAGCTCGACGAATTGGGGCTCATCATCAGCCTGTCCGGCGGCAATCCCTGGGAACTGCGGGCCGTGCTGGGGGATTTCGCCCGCCTGCGCCGGGCCGTGGAAACGCTTATCGCGCCGTCCCAGGAAAGTCGCGACGAACTCGACAAGATCGCCGCCAGGCTCGATTCCCTCAAAGAGGAGTTCGCCAAGCGCCTGGAAGACGATCCCGAGCAGCCCATCGCCGACGCCATCGGCTACTATCTGCGCTACGTCAAAAGCGTGCGCGCTTCCCTCACCGGCGTGCGCTCCACCCTGGAGAAGGAACTCGGCCCGGCCCGCGAACTGCTTGCCGCCCTGGACAAGGCCGAAGAAGCCCTGCGCTTAAAAATCCCCAAGGCCTGGAAGACCTACTATTTCACGGCCTCCAACGAACTGTTCTCCCACAAGGCCTGGAACGACCTGGAAACCCGTTTCCAGCACTGGGCCAAGTCCAACGCCTCCATGCTGCGTTCCATGACGCGCGGTTCCGACGCCGTCCGGGCCCAGGCCGTGGGCATCCGGGCCGCGTTGGCCCTGGCCGTGCTGGCGGTGGTGTCCGTCATCGCCATCGCCCGATTGCGCCGCCGCATTCCCGGGCTGTACGCGCCCGGCAAACTGCGTCTGGTCTGCCTGCTGGCCGGCTCCGGGCTCATCCTGCACTGGGCGGCGGCCGGCGCGCCGCTGTTGCTCCAGGAGATCGGCAACATCCTGGCCGAGATCCTGCTCGCCGCCGGGTTGGCCGTGTTCTCGCGCTATCTGGCCGAAGCCTCGGGCGCGGCCACGCCAGGGGCCGGCAATCCCCTGCGCGGCCTGTGGGCCATGTTTTCCCTGGGGCTTTTGCTCCAGATCGCCGACATCCCGGAACCGGCCCTGACCACGCTGTGGATGGCCCTGCTGCTCGTATTCCTGCTGGCCACAGGCCGTTTCTTGCGCCGCTATGCCGGGCCGCTGAGGCTCTTTTGCCGGGCCACGCCGCCCCTGACCATGGGCCTGGCCGTCATGGCCGCCCTGGGCTGGCAGCATTTGTCGGTGCTGGTCCTGGCCGGCTGGTTCCTGCTTTTGGCCGCCGTGCAGATCGGGGCCGGGCTGTCGCGCATCGTCACCGCCTGGCAGGCCCGGGCCAGCCAGGAAGGGGCCTCGGCGCTCACGCGCGCCATGGTTTCGGGCCTGGGCTTTCCGCTCATCTTCCTGTCGCTGTTCCTGCTGGTCCTCTACTGGTTCTCCACGGAACTGGGCGGCCAGGAACTGTTCATGGAAGCCGTGGGCTTCACCGTGACCATCGGCACGGTCTCGGTCACCCTGGGCCGGCTGGCCCTTATTCTCACCGGCTTTTTCGTCACCCGCTCGACCCTTTTCGCCGTGCGCTCCTTCATCCAGGACCTGCCGCGCCTGCGCCCGGGCATCGATCCGGGCGTGCGCGACGTGCTGGAGACTACTTCGCTTTACGTACTATGGGGTCTGTACATCCTTATCTCCCTGTTCCTACTCGGCTTTTCCTTCACCAGCCTGGCGGTGGTCGCCGGCGGCTTGTCCGTGGGCATCGGCTTTGGCCTGCAAAACATCGTCAACAACTTCGTGGCCGGGCTGATCCTGCTCTTTGGCCGCTCCATCCAGGCCGGCGACACCATCCAGATCGACGCCATCTGGGGCCAGGTGCGCAAGGTCAACATCCGCAACACCGTTGTCCAGACCTTTGACAACGCCACGTTGTTTGTGCCCAACTCCGACCTCATCAGCGGCAAGCTCGTCAACTGGACCCACCGCGACCCGACCGTGCGCCGGGAGATCACCATCGGCGTGGCCTACGGCTCCAACACCGAGCAGGTGCGCCAGATACTGCTCGACGCCGTGGCCGGCCACGAGCATGTCTTAAAGACCCCGGCCCCGTCAGTGCAGTTCACCAACTTCGGCGAGAGTTCCCTGGACTTCAAGTTGCTCTTCTGGGTGGACAACGTGGGCGTGGCCGTGGGCACCACCTCCGACATCCGCTTCGCCATTGACCGGCGTTTCCGGGAAGTCGGCATCGACATCCCCTTCCCCCAGCGCGAGGTGCGCATCGTGGCCGGGGCCAGCGACCCGGTCCAGGCCGCCGCTGGCGCGGCCGCGGATTGATCCGAGCCATGGCCCAAGAGGCGGCCCGGGGCGCGTGTTCGCCCTGGGCCGCCCGGACCCGCCCTGGCCCGGACGCCGCCTTGGCCGGCGGGCATTTGCACGGGACAGCCGGATGGTTTTCTGATACGGCTCAAGAAAAGGACGCCGCATGAACCGAAGAGTCCTGCCCCTGGCCTGCCTGGTCCTGGCCCTGGCCGTCGCGCCCGGCTGCAAGAAGGCCAAGAGCACGGCCCCGGCCATGCCCCAATACGATGCCCTCGAACCCGGCCCCGGGGCCAATCCCCTGGAGATCGAGCGCTACCAATTGGAGCAGGAAAAGCGGACCTTGTCCGAGAATTTGAGCGACAACCTCGACCGTATCCAACGCATCAACGCCCGCATCATCCAGATCAACATCGAACTGCAGCGCCAGACCAATCCGCATTACTAACGCCGCCCGCGCCAGCCAAGGACCCAGACCCATGTTCGGATTCTCGTCGAAGAAAAAGCCCCGCCTGGACGCCATCACCGCCTTTCTCGGGGCTGGAACCCAGTATCATGGCCAGTTCAATTTCCAGGGTGTCGTGCGTATCGACGGCGGCGTCATCGGCGACATCATCTCCGACGGCGTGCTGGTGCTCGGCGAGGAAGGGCAAGTCGAGGGCAGCATCAGCGTGGGCGAACTCATCGCCAGCGGCAGCGTGCGCGGCGACGTCACGGCCAGCCGGCGCGTCATCCTCAACAAGACGGCCAAACTGACCGGCAACATCCAGACCCCGTCGGTGGTCATCGAGGACGGAGCCGTGCTCAACGGCCAGCTGCGCATGACCGAGGCCGAGGCCGTTATCCTGTCCGAGGGCCTGGCCCCCTGCGCCCTGCCCGGGCAGCCGGCCGAGGACGTCACGGAAACGACGTCATGAAGGGGTTGCCAAAAGGGCCTCGTCCGTTTAATGGCAAAACGCCGTCACCCGCCCCCGTTTAAGGAGTCCCGTCCCCATGGGCCAATTTTTCCCCGATGCCGACCAGTTTCCCCTTGAAGACCAGATCAAGCACCTTGGCGACGACGAGTTGCTCGATTTCTGGGAAGAGACCCAGTACATTGAGCGCATGCTCGTGGAAGAGGAAAATCCCGAAGCCGACCATTCCCAAGAGTACGAACGGGTGATTCTCCAAGAGCTGATGCTGCGCACCTGCCGCCGCCGCGCCCTGGTTAGCGAACGCTAGCCCGGGGCGTCGCCGCCGTCGGGTTATCGCCCGCAGTTGCGGTAAAAAGC is from Solidesulfovibrio magneticus RS-1 and encodes:
- a CDS encoding (Fe-S)-binding protein encodes the protein MEAFLFIPCLVEHVLPQVGEATTAVLVRAGLTPVLPKGQTCCGQFAYKRGRADLVRPLARRFVEIFQDAPVVVCPSGSCTAMVRRYPSLFAEDDPFREQAAHVAAKTFELGQFLVERLGLTDLGARWDLTAALHGSCQTTRVLGAGSATEALLAKVAGLTLVPLARPERCCGFGGAFSIDYPEASEAIVAEKIDDIVASGAEAVITAEPSCLLNIASAMAKRDLPIRALHLAEVLAGEGI
- a CDS encoding mechanosensitive ion channel domain-containing protein, with translation MRSFRLLALCCLSLTLLAVLPAALPAQDAAPAAAKAEPAKTPDKPAAPEAKADAPKAPDAPAAEAGKETAKPADKPVDKAADKPAEKTPDKPAPKEADKPAAKPAEKQPAAKASDKAGEKNGEKAEADAPKDWQVLLSIHQESVVQQAARFKSMEELLPKNVRKFRSELSALEGKLDELGLIISLSGGNPWELRAVLGDFARLRRAVETLIAPSQESRDELDKIAARLDSLKEEFAKRLEDDPEQPIADAIGYYLRYVKSVRASLTGVRSTLEKELGPARELLAALDKAEEALRLKIPKAWKTYYFTASNELFSHKAWNDLETRFQHWAKSNASMLRSMTRGSDAVRAQAVGIRAALALAVLAVVSVIAIARLRRRIPGLYAPGKLRLVCLLAGSGLILHWAAAGAPLLLQEIGNILAEILLAAGLAVFSRYLAEASGAATPGAGNPLRGLWAMFSLGLLLQIADIPEPALTTLWMALLLVFLLATGRFLRRYAGPLRLFCRATPPLTMGLAVMAALGWQHLSVLVLAGWFLLLAAVQIGAGLSRIVTAWQARASQEGASALTRAMVSGLGFPLIFLSLFLLVLYWFSTELGGQELFMEAVGFTVTIGTVSVTLGRLALILTGFFVTRSTLFAVRSFIQDLPRLRPGIDPGVRDVLETTSLYVLWGLYILISLFLLGFSFTSLAVVAGGLSVGIGFGLQNIVNNFVAGLILLFGRSIQAGDTIQIDAIWGQVRKVNIRNTVVQTFDNATLFVPNSDLISGKLVNWTHRDPTVRREITIGVAYGSNTEQVRQILLDAVAGHEHVLKTPAPSVQFTNFGESSLDFKLLFWVDNVGVAVGTTSDIRFAIDRRFREVGIDIPFPQREVRIVAGASDPVQAAAGAAAD
- a CDS encoding bactofilin family protein, giving the protein MFGFSSKKKPRLDAITAFLGAGTQYHGQFNFQGVVRIDGGVIGDIISDGVLVLGEEGQVEGSISVGELIASGSVRGDVTASRRVILNKTAKLTGNIQTPSVVIEDGAVLNGQLRMTEAEAVILSEGLAPCALPGQPAEDVTETTS
- a CDS encoding citrate/2-methylcitrate synthase; the encoded protein is MNEAPTATLTYDGKTVELPVIIGDHVEKALDVRKLRSQTGWITFDPGYANTAACKSAITHIDGENGVVLYRGYDLEELADKATFVETAMLIMFGELPTRAEREEFRIMLRDQELLHEDLLSHLDGFPPNGHPMSILSAMINAMGSYYPELYDIGSPEDFRLAAAKILSKVRTIAAFSYRKSQGLPLNYPNPNLDYCRNFLHMMFSVPFWTYQAPDPVVRALSIYMLCHADQALDTSCATVRMVGSSQANLFASVSSGICALWGRQHGGASSAALTMFEDVVAGRTTVERIFEASKTSAGRLMGFGQRLFHVEDPRARIIKRTYQNLVKNGYAKRDAFHDIALEIEERALADDYFASRQLFPNTNFYASLLLRAINIPPRMFPVITAIGNMPGWIAHWNEETHSPDQRIHRPRQVYMGRKRHAYTPMEKRKS